From one Mytilus galloprovincialis chromosome 13, xbMytGall1.hap1.1, whole genome shotgun sequence genomic stretch:
- the LOC143057622 gene encoding E3 ubiquitin-protein ligase TRAIP-like, translated as MKAQCSICTDLFESDNTISALPCGHTFHENCINQWLKNANTCPSCRVPVERGKVIKKLFFDKGDDEGIDESKLSNENNNLKAKLREKDCEREKFDDEKQTLQSKINNLEKEIKNQDVKIKEKQTTVSSMKKELQYFQAQQKSLEVERDECRKAKRKMIELQNVQILLTGCETDVQELLETRTNSDGSVKELAKYCAILKSEFEQLKSSRKAIKIEYDKFKRDFISKDTKLKDSLKELSYLRDVSKKSEEDLQKAEKHNDHLQKKVSKLQNLLKSPRANGNDSFIETVTQASPMISTPVLTNFSHNIVSESPELVKPSPNTQLRNHCQENNIKVMKITSVSSQPPAKKQKCDDVNTLGNLNIFKKKSGLSDMKSAIRKGYDGLGGHTTFTERQMKPKLAMKKSISRTMDIRKGMMARVPKLPSLDNFVTID; from the exons ATGAAGGCACAGTGTTCCATTTGTACTGATTTGTTTGAAAGTGATAATACTATATCAGCTTTACCATGTGGACATACATTCCACGAAAACTGCATAAACCAATGGTTAAAAAATGCCAATACTTGTCCAAGTTGTCGAGTTCCGGTCGAGAGAGGAAAGGTCATTAAAAAACTATTCTTCGATAAAGGAGATGATGAAGGAATAGATGAAAGCAAATTATccaatgaaaacaataatcttaAGGCAAAGTTACGAGAAAAAGATTGTGAACGTGAAAAATTTGACGATGAGAAACAGACATTGCAGAGTAAAATTAATAATCTTGAAAAAGAGATTAAGAACCAAGATGTGAAGATAAAAGAGAAACAAACTACAGTGTCTTCTATGAAGAAAGAATTACAATACTTCCAGGCTCAGCAGAAATCCCTAGAAGTTGAAAGAGATGAATGCAGGAAAGCCAAACGCAAAATGATAGAACTACaaaatgttcaaatacttttaaCAG GTTGTGAGACAGATGTACAGGAACTATTAGAAACAAGAACTAACAGTGATGGCTCTGTGAAGGAACTTGCCAAGTATTGTGCAATTTTAAAAAGTGAATTTGAACAGCTGAAATCGAGTCGAAAAGCTATAAAAATTGAATATGACAAATTTAAACGTGACTTTATTTCTAAAGATACGAAGCTGAAAGACTCATTAAAAGAATTATCATATTTAAGAGATGTGTCTAAGAAATCAGAGGAAGACTTACAAAAAGCAGAAAAACATAATGATCATTTACAGAAAAAAGTTTCTAAGTTACAGAACTTGTTAAAAAGCCCAAGGGCAAATGGTAACGATAGCTTTATAGAGACCGTTACCCAGGCTAGTCCTATGATATCAACACCAGTGCTAACAAATTTCTCACACAACATTGTATCAGAATCCCCAGAATTAGTCAAACCTAGTCCAAATACTCAGTTACGAAATCATTGTCAAGAAAATAACATCAAGGTCATGAAGATAACCTCAGTCTCAAGTCAACCACCAGCTAAAAAACAGAAATGTGATGATGTCAACACTTTAGGCAACTTAAATATTTTCAAGAAGAAATCAGGACTCAGCGATATGAAAAGTGCAATACGTAAAGGGTATGACGGACTTGGAGGTCACACGACATTTACAGAACGTCAGATGAAACCTAAACTGGCAATGAAGAAGTCAATTAGTAGAACAATGGATATAAGGAAAGGGATGATGGCACGTGTTCCCAAGCTTCCATCACTAGATAATTTTGTCACCATTGACTAA